A window of Primulina huaijiensis isolate GDHJ02 unplaced genomic scaffold, ASM1229523v2 scaffold27947, whole genome shotgun sequence genomic DNA:
CCTATATTTTATGAGTTACCAGTTTAAGATTACTTTGGGTGATCCTATAGAAGCAAGCTAAATAAAAGAAACAATCTTTTTATTGTTGTGCTTTGAAAGTTATGAATTACTCCGTAGGATAAATCTTGAAAAAGAACGTAGAATCATAGTGCAATACACATTCTATATGATAATTTCGTAGATGgtataaattttgaatccaCGATATATGAATTTGGAGTagttctcttgtgagacggtctcacgaatattgatatgtgagacgagtcaattctaccgatattcacaataaaaaataatattttttcatgaatgacccaaataagagatctgtctcacaaaatacgacccgtgaaaccgtctcacacaagtttttgtcatgaaTTTGACGCAAAATCTTAACGAGTAAAACATAGTATTACCGAAAATATTTGATTGTATTTATGCTATTTCGTATATCTGTTATTTTGTTGACttgtttctttattttgttgaaatgtTATTTATTAACATATTTTGCAATGTATTATTTACAAAGacaaatttatgatttatatataatttaggcCCAAATTGATAATCCTAGTTCCGCCCTCTATGTATCCGGCTATCCGCAGCATTATTCATTCCAACACGCTTTCTGGAACCACTAGAAGTTGTTTCACGATTTACATAGTACTGCCCCGAATTTACTATTTCAAACTCCACAAAATATTCAAGTATCGAGATGAAAAAGGTGGTGATGTGCTTTCCAACAAACGAAAACCAGTTCTATGTAACTCAAAGAAATCAAATATATGATTGACGAACACTCCCGAAGACATgtatataaacaaatttatgttTATAGATTCCAGTGCACTTCATATTTCGACCCCgagaaatattagaaaaaattACAAGCAGTAGGAGTAGCAACTCCCATTTGCAACTCCCATTTGACACACGTAGATCGGATTACTTAATCCCAAAAGTTTCTTAAAAGCCATCAATACACTCCCAAGATAATCCAGAATGGATTTCTTTCAGTTCCCCTTCAGCACAATAGTCCACATTTAAGTCGAACCAAGTCGGTTATGGTTCGTTCCATGCATCAGCTACACTTTTGCAACTCCAGATCTCCTTTCATGCTTGCAATCTCTAATACAGATTCGAACATGTCAAGAGGCCCTTCCCCAGATGCAAGCGCACTAATTGCTGCCACCATCATCACAAACTTCGACATCAATGTCTTCTATACTGCCATAAAGGTGATATGGCTCAAGTTTACGATAAACATCGCGATTACTGATTCAATGTCTTTGTTAAATTGTTCTTCACCAAATTTTCTTGATGCCGAGCCTTTTTGCATCCAATGTTCATACCAGTTAAAGAAAGTCCCTGATTTTAAGAAGAGCCTTCTTTCATAACCGCAAGTTTAGAACATGGAAAGCTGATTCCTTTTCATTACCCACCCACTTTATTTTTTGGTAATGTGAGGCGAGTACGGTAAGTAAACTGAGGGTAAGATAtagaaaattcaagaaacttCTTGCAGCCAACTATTATTTTCTGCTCCAACCTTATTGGTGTACTTGGGTGCCAATgaatcaaaacataaatatcatatttcaatCCCTTTAGTCATCACAGTCCTATTTGATACCGTGTCACCTGTGGCATACAGTACACCTGAACAAAACTTCCTCTGGCAAAAGTGGTTAAAATGTCAGCAACTTGCGTCAAAGAAGTTGCTTCAGGTAGCTCCATTTCACTTGGCTTTTCAAAGCATCAAAATGAACTGCACTGGTTGTGGCCGCCAATTGAAACCATCAAATTCTCTCATTGTTTCTTGCATCAGGGGAAACCCGATGAAGGTCCTAACAGTTGATTTGGAAGCATGCATTTTGTGACCTAATAATTCATCAAGCCTGCCCCCAACAACTGGTGGAAGGAAAGGCTTCACTGTCACCATCCTGTTCAACTAGCAAGTAAAAAAGGAATACCGAGCTCTTTATCGGAACATTGccttttcagaagattgttcgTGAAATAGCTCAGGACTTCAAAACTAATATGCATTTCTGCCCTACCTTTAGCATTCTAGATATTTATAACTTTATCTTACCGCCCATGGTTATAACAAACAGCAAGCAGTAAAATTTAGCCACTCATTTATGATACCACCTCTCCCAAGGCCAACAAGGGCATGATATCAAGTTCATCATAAATCACCATACTCAGAGTCGatgtatttaaatatttagatGTATAAGTATACAGATGCATAGGTTCATGAACAAAAGGCAATATTCAAGATTCAAAACAAGTCATGATCCGTTCAATCAAGAGGTACAGATTTCGTTCACCTAAGCACAAGCCATTGTCTccacaaaacaaataaaatagcTAAAAGGTAGATACATTACGATATCTcatgaataaataacaaaaaaattatatacatttataattataaacaaACTAACATAACTTATCGAGGATTTATGAAGCAAAGTAAACATACCATTAAGAACCAATATAAGGAAACAAAACTAAAAAATCTCGAAAGCCTACATGTATATCAGACAATGTAAACAGCTAATGCAGGAAGGAAAGATCCTGACTGATTGTTTTGGTTGGGGTTGAAAAGGTGTAGTTAGGATACTAGTGCAGAATTACATAGATGTTCACACCAAAGTTGGATGTGAGGTACTAGAAATTGCTCTGACAGTGACTAACAGCAAAAGTCGCATCTTATCGTTCATCAGTTTTCGTGTGCCAAAGaaccaaaatataaaaaaatctccATGTCTGCTGCGACAGCAGAATCTGACTGATGTCGAGTGCCAACTAAGAGAAGACTGGAAAGACTCACAGATTCAAGACTGAAAACACCAAAGAGTACGGCAACTATTTTCAATGCATAAAAATTCCTCGATTATTCAACAGGGATTCAAGATTCCATTATTGTATCTTCTGATTAGATTCGATGAGCAATGCATTCAGCATTATTTGAACGGCGGCATCATAAACAAGTTGATCATAATGCATTCCGTCAACTGTACATTGAGGTCCACATAATTCACTTACCAATCGAATATCTAGTTTCAAAAGTGGCCCACCAGATTGTTGTAATAGCTCGTTTTCGATAAGCTTGTTATTATATAAATCACACATTGTATCAGCCATCCTCTCCCTCTTCTCCTTCGTGTTCAACATTGAATTTATCAATGTTGGAATCCCTAACCAAAAGAAATGCACCAGCTGGGTGGACGGACCCTGGCTTAGCCCTCCATCAATAGCCTCCAAATCCGATGAAACAGGCATAAGAGTCAAACAAGAATCCTTGAAATGCGTTAACGAAACACCATAATCTGAGGCATTGTTAACATGAAGCATGTCCCATAATCCAGCTCCCATCACCATAACATCGGGGTAATTGTCTTTCCCCTTAAAACGAACCATCAATTCAGTCAAATTTCTAACATATGGAGCCCAAAGAAAATCCAACTTCAGAGCAATCTCATCCACCACCACTGAATAATCACTGTGCCTCTTGAACAAATCCCCCCTCACTCTCTCCATTCCCTCGGATCCCATCACTAATTCTAACAAAGAAACCACCATTAACCTCGCCTGAGAATCACCGGCAACCACTACCCAAGACCCATTTAACAAAATAGACGCATCCAATTTCTTCAAACTCTGAAACTGACATTCAGCAACCTTACCAGATTGAATCCACTCCCAAGACCTCTTTCTACAACCAATCTCACTTTCACATTCATCACCACCACTATACATACCACTATGTAAAAAAAAGAGACACGAATCACTATGCAAAGAAGACTCACCAGTTGGGAACGAAATTATATCCGTCGGCGAGAGGAAATCGgagattgaagggaaataatGCATCAGATGAACACCGACAGCCAGACTAATGAAGAGGGCACAGCTAAAAAAAAGCATCTTGTTACGGCTCAAATGCCAACCCGCCATTCCCATAGGTACAAACAACACCACACATGCCGCCAATAGACCCAACTGGACGGCCCCGAACATTTGTTGCCCTCTGCTTGCTCGGTCGACACACTTTCCTGCGCTTCTTTCTCACGTCTGCGAACTGGGATTTGATTGGAATGATTAAAAGATCAATTCTTGGTAGCTGGTCTGTAGGCCGATGGCGACTGGACAACAAATTTGTTAATCAGCTGCCGTTTAGAGCGTAGCAACGACGTGTGAAAGTGTTGTTCTGCTCTGTGAAATGGAGAAACCAGACGAACGGGATTCTCTGGGTGTGATTTGCGTTAATATGGCGGCTAAGTTGGGGGAGAGGTAGGAGTTTAcggatttgattgttattagatACAAGTGATTTATCAATTCAAGTTCTCTTTCAAAGATAGATTGATTGATGGGGTGTATttattctatattttttaatatttttaatgaatttttttaaatgatagatttttatgtagttgatagatttttattgaatCTTATAgaattgtaaaacaaattttataaactcttatagatttttattcaatatttttgtaaactttttcataGGATTACgtgaattttgtaatttatacttgtgatttaatttttattaatttctgtTAAATATTTATTGGACATAGATAACctattcaattttaaattattttgttatttatgaatgtaaataaattttacttacttaaaagttaaatcaatttaatttgtgaaaaacgACAAATAAACTATCAAAtttattgaaatcaaaatttcaattctttTTGTCTATTCAACATATTAATGAACAATATTTTTACAAGTTCATAATACAATTTTATTAAAGgaacaatcaaaataataagtagtcttttataaaaaaaattctaatcaTTATTGACAATTTGATCAACATCGCTCCACATTCCATTGGCTATAATATTCCTCAATGTATTAGCATTTGCCCATTGTTGTTCATGAGTATCAAATGACTGATCAAAGTTGTCAACTTCATAAATTTGTGtcgattatttatatttaaagttttaagcAAAACTTTGAGGATTATTTTATAACGATTTTATGgttgttttgaagttttaatgTTGGATCCTTTGGAGTTATCATGCGTTTTTTCAATTAACGATTCATGGATTTTTTAtgcatttcaaatttttggatgttaaaatattttataaatgtgatggtttcgaattttaaaagaaaagtttatattaaaaaaaagttagaagtattttaaagttaaaaaagaagggacatttcaaataaaatgaaagattttaataatttttattttaaactattGTTAGCAATTAAAAAGATGTTTttaaaaagtacaaataaaaaaaaataaatagatgagcaaataatgaaaattttagtGTTTGTATTGAGTATGTGAGTTTGAGAGATTTCTCGATTAAATGTACATTCAAATCTTTAAGTTGAATCAAAAActtttttgagattttattgTTGTACCTCAGGCTAAAATTCTTGTAAGTAATAGAATTCTATGGAGTCATTAAAAGTCTGTTGACATTTGAATACCTATAGACTTTTGTAAAGTTTTTAAAAGTTAAGTTTGAATAccacattattttttaaaattctacaaaagTTTACATTGAATAACACTAAAATTTTATAGAGTACATAAAAGTCTAGTTTGAATACATCTAGACTTTTAAActccataaaaatcattaaaaatctaTAACCAACACACTCCCCTGGATTCACATCCGAACTTTTTATGTTCTACTATAAATCACATaatattatatgtatttttcaagTAGAAATCTTTACATTATAGTCGgatgaataaaaatttatatttgaatttagatttagatttgtatttgaaattcataaatttaaaatctagtTTCATGTAacatttaaattttgataaaggAATTGAGTTTAATAGttagaaataatataatttgatataaaaaaaattatacatctcttatattaaatatcatgcatcaataaaatttttttaaaaaaatattcatatattgtttattgtattgtaaaaaaattattttcaaaaaataacaaaaaaatatcgtattaaataattttttaaagaatttttaaaaataatactcaTTATAGAGTTttgatcaaaataaaataataaaggcTTTTAACAGTTATATAGGACTTTtcaagtataatttttttttattttcacataaatttatgaaatattatatatctataaaatataataaaatgtgtTAATTATAACACATCATTTTAAGATTAAGGTATTTattaagtttaaaaaattaataaaattttcagtTAGATATAccaaattaatattcaaaaatgTTTTTTATATAGTAttcttaatatttataaaaagatTGTTGTATTTTAACCAACtcttttcttctttgtttttttacATTCGCTCGACCCAATGAGTTCAGATTTCTCAAACGAAGTGAACTTTATATCCCTTAATAATGGTAGAGTAAGTTTCCATTCAGTTCGTTTTTTGAAAACTTGCTGGTCGTGTTATAGTTTGTTCTACGCCGCCAAAGacctaaaataaaacatgttgaTCTCTTTACATTCATTTATTCAACTTGAAATGTGAGAAATATTTACTTGAACAAGAAAACGTGAGCAATAATCTCATTAAATCTCTTCAATTtgacatatatttcatttagttaAATCGccaaatttcattaaatatcaGTCTCATGTTTCCAACTTTAAAATGGAATTTGTAATTTCAAATCCCTTCGAATCCCATGATTTCCCAAGCTCAAGGATAAATTGCTTTGGTATGTttcatgaatatatttttttatataatttacaatatctcattatatatatatatttagaaaatgatttcgacaaaaaaaaaaaaaaatcatttatttccCTTTAGCGGTCTCACGGCTTGCAGCGGAGACTTCACGGAAACGCCGGTGGAGTAATAACTCAAGGCGGACGCTTTATTGAACTGCGGTCGAATATCGTTGATCTATAACTGATGACAATGAACGATTATAAGGCGGCGGGAAATGAAGCGCAACAATATGTGTGGGCAGGAGCGATTCCACTTCAGATTCATCTCCACGATTCCGAAGTCACCACTCTTCCACCTCCGTCCCCCGCTTTGGTAGCTTGTTCTTTTTTATGTAATGGCACTTTCAGTATTTTATGTGATTGCAAACTGATGGTTGGCGATATGTCAAGGAGAATGAAGTTGTGTTTCCTTAATGTTTTTCCCAAATGGGTTTGGTATTTATGGCTTGCTTTTTTTGCTAACTATCGCTTAAAATTCGATCATAAAATTCGATTTTGATCGACTTTTTTTGTTCTTCTTCATCTTATTATTACTATTGTTGTGTTATGGGTTTTTCACTGTAGATACTGGCCTCTCGGTTGGGGTACTTGCCTCTGTTAGTTCCGCAGATCAAGCCATTCTTTAGCAGTTCGCTTCCTCCTGGAGTTGACACTGTGTGGTTTGATTACAAAGGTTTACCGCTCAAATGGTGCGTATTAGCATGCTCATCACTTGATTTATAGGTGCAAATGAATTTCATCCAAATACTGCCATTTatgaaagaaaggataaaatTATAAGAAAGGGAATAAAAATGGGTGAAGGATTAAAGTAGTGTTTCTTTTTTCAACATTTGATCCTCTTTCCAGCCTGAACAAATTCATGGTAACGCTGCCTAGATGTTCTCCACTTGGTGGTGGAGGTCAAAGGCGGCGTCTTTTCATGATACACAATTATAGAATTTGTAGTTCCTTTagtttttccttcttttttacacATTTCTAATTAGTGAGGCTTATATGATGTTTTTTATCGTAGTGTATTTTGTAGCTACATTGAAAGCACAAGGCACAAGCAGGTGATGCACGCTAAAGTGTaaaattatggaacttaaatgtGCTAAAACTGTACCATCTCATAGCATGAAGATGGACTTGGCAAATGAATGAAAAAGAATGATAAAAGGTGTATTTGgtgtataataaaatataaatgaattaTTATTTCGAATTCACTATTGTTGCATTTAAGGACAGTTAAAGCATGCTTTGTGCCATTAATGCACGCCAAAGCTTGTGCTTGACTGAAGGTTTGCCTCTTGTTTTGTGCCTGGGCACATTGTTTACGCCTTAAGGGGCAAAGGTTTTAATGACTATGGTGCATTCTAATGCTACGGAGATTCTAATTTTGCCCTCGTGGGGCTTCTATGTTGTTGTagcttttttttaagaaaatttgcCATGTTGTCTTGTTCCTTCAAATCAGTGCATCTCTTTTTATCTCTGACTGACATTATTCCTGCCCATTCCAGGTATATACCTACAGGGGTGCTTTTTGATCTTCTTTGTGCAGAACCAGAGAGACCTTGGAATATAACTGTATGAAGTTAATTCTGGCTTATGGTGAATTCTTCCCTAAACTGTGAAGCACTTATCTTTATGGGAATTTTTTAGTGTCTCAACAACAGGAATGGAAttggtaaaaataaaaacttttgtTGAACTCAGCGGAGACATGTCGCTAGTTTCTGAAATTATAAGATGTTGGGATGCTTTTTCACTGGCATCGCCATACCAGTTCAAAGCAAAATTTACATTCCATCTCCTTTTCATCTGACTGCAAAGTGGGTTTTACAGAGTAGACATATGGGTTTACACTAGGTGCGAAATGTTTAAGCATGTAATAGTGGATCAATAAGTTTGCTTCTGGCATTTGTTAACTCCTTGGGCAATTTTGAAGTACCTTAATAGGATGAGGCAACATTTTTACAATGCAAATAAGCTATAGGGTTATTGCCACTTTAACTAATTACCATCACTCTTACTATTGAAGGCTTCGAGTGCAATAAATTTTTACAATGTGATGTATAAAGGACATCCTAGGTGTATTCCCTTAAGCTAAAAGCTTCTTGCTGGGTATTCTTTTAATTCGACATTCCATTCAGGTATTGATGAGGATGGCCTGATAGCTTAAGTGCTTGgttaaaaatgtataatttaaaGGAACGGTTGTGCTTATGTGTTAAATGATATCTTGTTGCATGTTGATAACattttccaagaaaattaaatcatagTGAGATGAACTCCTCAGATTAGTGCCAATGTTTGAGTCTTGTCCTGCATATTTGCATCTTAAACAATTAAATTGTGGATCACTCGAGCACTTGAGGCAACATACCGTCCAAGAAGTCTAGGTACTCTTATTATTAGCTTATGAATTTCCCTCTTTTACTGAGTGTGCTGTTGTATTTGCCTGCAGGTGCATTTTAGAGGGTATCCTGGGAATTTATTGACCCCTTGTGAAGGTGAAGAGAGCGTAAAGTGGAGCTTTATTAATTCACTGAAAGA
This region includes:
- the LOC140967740 gene encoding protein ALTERED XYLOGLUCAN 9-like, whose amino-acid sequence is MFGAVQLGLLAACVVLFVPMGMAGWHLSRNKMLFFSCALFISLAVGVHLMHYFPSISDFLSPTDIISFPTGESSLHSDSCLFFLHSGMYSGGDECESEIGCRKRSWEWIQSGKVAECQFQSLKKLDASILLNGSWVVVAGDSQARLMVVSLLELVMGSEGMERVRGDLFKRHSDYSVVVDEIALKLDFLWAPYVRNLTELMVRFKGKDNYPDVMVMGAGLWDMLHVNNASDYGVSLTHFKDSCLTLMPVSSDLEAIDGGLSQGPSTQLVHFFWLGIPTLINSMLNTKEKRERMADTMCDLYNNKLIENELLQQSGGPLLKLDIRLVSELCGPQCTVDGMHYDQLVYDAAVQIMLNALLIESNQKIQ